A stretch of Desulfotalea psychrophila LSv54 DNA encodes these proteins:
- a CDS encoding DUF2971 domain-containing protein: MKLYKFRSLDNLEFVLDILLNQRLYCSSYDSLNDPLEGLFYTIISPRGNQKRVRQYKSIDDLPTFNSDLKICSLSKSLEDIRMWSHYANGHTGVAIEIEFSDYEADVTEVNYDSGLKKHGTTILAGATPNEVLSYKTEHWRYENEYRIIGQDEYYPIKGRVTAVYFGVRASDFHKDILKKSVSNNISLLETRLDRKNIVVRAVK, translated from the coding sequence ATGAAACTTTACAAATTCAGATCATTAGATAACTTAGAGTTTGTTTTAGATATTCTATTAAACCAAAGACTGTACTGTTCTAGTTATGATTCTCTAAATGACCCTCTTGAGGGGCTTTTTTATACAATAATTAGTCCCCGGGGCAACCAAAAGAGGGTTAGGCAATATAAAAGCATTGATGATCTACCAACGTTCAACTCTGATCTGAAAATATGTAGCTTATCAAAATCACTTGAGGACATAAGGATGTGGTCACACTATGCAAATGGACATACTGGTGTGGCAATAGAAATTGAGTTTTCTGATTATGAGGCTGATGTTACAGAGGTGAATTATGATAGTGGCTTGAAAAAGCATGGGACAACCATCCTTGCAGGTGCAACTCCTAATGAAGTTCTATCATATAAAACAGAGCATTGGAGGTATGAAAATGAATACAGAATCATCGGACAGGACGAATACTACCCAATTAAAGGGCGCGTTACTGCTGTGTATTTTGGAGTACGAGCCTCCGATTTTCATAAAGATATATTGAAAAAGTCAGTGTCTAATAATATTAGCCTGTTAGAAACAAGACTTGATAGAAAGAATATTGTAGTGAGGGCTGTGAAATAA
- a CDS encoding PilZ domain-containing protein, which yields MNKRRYPRMNGKNLRFDISDGSGFFSGYVSDISRFGILLDDIPLKLDHSAKTLSLVVSGNGKNFKMMAIPKWTVEKGISKTIGMELINVPYIWAGFIREFAPKTSLTHP from the coding sequence ATGAATAAACGACGTTACCCCCGAATGAATGGGAAAAACCTAAGATTCGATATTTCAGATGGCAGTGGCTTCTTTTCAGGGTATGTAAGCGATATCTCCCGTTTTGGTATACTACTAGATGACATTCCTCTAAAACTCGATCACAGTGCGAAGACACTCTCATTGGTTGTCTCTGGAAATGGAAAAAACTTCAAAATGATGGCCATACCCAAGTGGACAGTTGAAAAGGGGATCAGCAAAACGATAGGCATGGAACTGATCAATGTCCCCTATATCTGGGCCGGATTTATCCGGGAATTTGCTCCAAAAACATCACTGACCCACCCTTAG
- a CDS encoding nucleotide pyrophosphohydrolase, which produces MDHNFIQEKLRVFAQERNWDQFHSPKNLAMALAGEAGELLEIFQWLTEDESKKENIKAKDKQLAAEELADIQLYLLRIADKLDINLEEATFAKLEKNAEKYPISLAKDNAIKYNRRDER; this is translated from the coding sequence ATGGATCATAATTTTATCCAGGAAAAACTGCGTGTCTTTGCTCAAGAGCGTAATTGGGATCAGTTTCATAGTCCCAAAAATCTTGCCATGGCCCTGGCAGGCGAAGCAGGAGAACTCTTAGAAATTTTTCAATGGCTCACAGAAGATGAATCAAAAAAAGAAAATATCAAGGCGAAGGATAAGCAGTTGGCGGCAGAGGAGCTTGCCGATATACAACTCTACCTCCTGAGGATCGCTGATAAACTGGATATTAACCTCGAAGAGGCTACCTTCGCTAAATTAGAGAAAAATGCGGAGAAATATCCTATTAGTTTAGCAAAAGATAATGCCATCAAATACAATCGGCGCGATGAAAGATGA